The following coding sequences lie in one Pirellulales bacterium genomic window:
- a CDS encoding transglutaminase family protein, whose protein sequence is MADSQWPSVRQLLAMNDAELARQDIAAVDLACAAGLPGAEDLDIPRCLAKLDEWTDLVASGTECSLHRRAKEHSYREFSDAQFRILVMITVLQRNLGVRYNLAFSQGKYDASDSNNLMLHGLLTGHGGTCVTMPVLYAAIGRRLGYPIKLALAKEHTFCRWDDQHGERFNIEATSPGFNSTTDDYYLMWPKSLTSQEIASGRWLVSLSSREELAFFLGERGSCCVDNLMTLQAVEACYHSHKLAPHDPVYEYRWGVAIMLHRAVKEMERQGQLTPFSNTLLMPAPKEPWEKCFYPHA, encoded by the coding sequence ATGGCTGATTCGCAATGGCCCAGCGTTCGCCAATTGCTCGCAATGAACGATGCCGAGCTTGCCCGTCAGGACATCGCGGCAGTCGATCTGGCTTGCGCCGCGGGACTTCCCGGCGCGGAAGATTTAGATATCCCGCGATGTTTGGCGAAACTTGACGAATGGACCGATCTCGTTGCGAGCGGCACTGAGTGTTCTCTTCATCGGCGAGCTAAAGAGCATTCTTATCGCGAGTTCAGTGACGCGCAATTCCGCATTCTCGTGATGATCACGGTTTTGCAGCGGAACCTGGGAGTTCGTTACAATCTTGCTTTCAGTCAAGGAAAATACGACGCCTCGGATTCCAACAATCTTATGCTGCATGGTCTATTGACCGGCCACGGCGGCACCTGTGTCACCATGCCTGTTTTGTATGCGGCAATCGGAAGGCGACTCGGCTATCCGATCAAACTCGCCCTCGCCAAAGAGCACACATTCTGCCGTTGGGACGATCAACATGGCGAGCGGTTCAACATTGAAGCGACGTCGCCGGGATTTAACTCAACAACCGACGATTACTATCTCATGTGGCCCAAGTCATTAACGAGCCAAGAAATCGCTAGCGGGCGCTGGCTCGTAAGTTTGTCGTCGCGCGAAGAGTTGGCTTTCTTTCTCGGCGAACGAGGCTCTTGCTGCGTAGACAATCTTATGACATTGCAGGCTGTGGAGGCTTGTTATCACTCCCACAAACTGGCGCCCCATGATCCGGTGTACGAATACCGATGGGGTGTGGCCATAATGCTGCACCGTGCGGTCAAGGAAATGGAGAGGCAGGGTCAATTGACGCCATTTTCAAACACGCTGCTGATGCCAGCGCCGAAAGAGCCGTGGGAGAAGTGCTTCTACCCCCATGCTTAG
- a CDS encoding Hsp20/alpha crystallin family protein — protein sequence MSSTLTKPSEPRVPRIWDPFRLAREEMESLWSQLVGEPMERRFKGRMMPSLDLSETPNTVEVRMDVPGMKPEDIDIQLANGVLTISGERKEEKEEKGKTFHRIERSYGSFSRSVTVPTAVSEDKVDAQYHNGVLTIALQKTDEAKARKIKVKT from the coding sequence ATGTCATCGACACTGACCAAACCGTCCGAACCGCGTGTGCCACGCATTTGGGATCCATTCCGCTTGGCCCGCGAAGAAATGGAATCGCTCTGGTCGCAATTGGTGGGGGAACCGATGGAACGCCGCTTCAAAGGCCGGATGATGCCGTCTCTGGACCTCTCGGAAACGCCCAACACCGTCGAAGTTCGCATGGACGTGCCGGGCATGAAGCCGGAAGACATCGACATTCAATTGGCCAACGGAGTGCTGACCATCAGCGGCGAGCGAAAGGAAGAGAAAGAAGAAAAAGGCAAAACCTTCCACCGAATCGAGCGCAGCTACGGCAGTTTTTCTCGATCGGTCACGGTGCCGACCGCCGTCTCGGAAGACAAGGTTGATGCGCAGTACCACAATGGAGTGTTGACGATTGCCCTCCAGAAAACCGATGAAGCCAAGGCGCGGAAGATAAAAGTTAAAACGTAA
- a CDS encoding DUF6036 family nucleotidyltransferase translates to MDEILQTTLADAIRFLEAQQIRYALIGGLAASLLGEPRVTADVDLVIAADVDHALRLVKALQGSKFRPLFDQVEEVVQKAFILPLKHRLTTVKVDLVLGLSGFEQQVIARAKPTEIAGLTVSVATAEDLLIMKVLAGRPQDEQDLHGLVIAQRENLDWKYCLKLAADLAESIGQDLIGRVKALRDGHHRK, encoded by the coding sequence ATGGATGAAATCCTGCAAACCACTTTGGCGGATGCCATTCGCTTTCTGGAAGCGCAGCAAATTCGTTACGCCCTGATCGGAGGTTTGGCCGCATCGTTACTCGGCGAACCGCGGGTAACTGCCGATGTCGATCTTGTCATTGCGGCCGACGTCGATCATGCGCTGCGCCTCGTGAAAGCGCTGCAAGGAAGCAAGTTCCGGCCGTTATTCGATCAGGTCGAAGAAGTCGTCCAAAAGGCCTTCATCTTGCCGCTCAAACATCGCCTGACAACTGTTAAGGTCGATTTGGTCCTGGGGCTATCTGGCTTTGAACAGCAGGTTATCGCTCGGGCTAAACCGACTGAAATAGCCGGCTTAACAGTTTCCGTCGCCACTGCGGAAGATTTGCTGATTATGAAAGTCCTGGCCGGACGGCCTCAAGACGAACAAGACTTGCACGGTTTAGTGATTGCCCAAAGGGAAAATCTCGATTGGAAGTATTGTCTTAAACTGGCCGCAGATTTGGCGGAATCCATTGGCCAAGATTTGATCGGCCGCGTTAAAGCATTGCGAGATGGCCATCACCGAAAGTGA